One genomic window of bacterium includes the following:
- a CDS encoding NifB/NifX family molybdenum-iron cluster-binding protein: MKVAISTDGDFVSQHFGRCPSFTIMDLLDGKVVSKEVVDNPGHEPGFIPQFLHEKGVEVIIAGGMGMRAAGFFDELGIKPIMGVNGKIDEIVEQLIKGTLKDGESLCNPGAGKGYGLDKTECDHPEK, from the coding sequence ATGAAAGTGGCGATATCTACAGACGGGGATTTTGTATCTCAACATTTTGGCAGGTGTCCGTCTTTTACTATTATGGACTTGCTGGATGGCAAGGTTGTGTCCAAAGAAGTTGTAGATAATCCTGGGCATGAACCCGGATTTATACCGCAATTTTTGCATGAAAAGGGTGTTGAAGTTATTATTGCGGGTGGAATGGGTATGCGCGCAGCCGGATTTTTTGATGAATTGGGAATAAAACCAATTATGGGGGTTAACGGTAAAATAGATGAGATTGTTGAGCAATTGATTAAAGGCACTCTCAAAGATGGTGAGAGTTTATGTAACCCAGGCGCTGGAAAAGGGTATGGTTTGGATAAAACCGAATGCGATCATCCGGAAAAATAA